One genomic window of Stigmatopora nigra isolate UIUO_SnigA chromosome 13, RoL_Snig_1.1, whole genome shotgun sequence includes the following:
- the LOC144206015 gene encoding heterogeneous nuclear ribonucleoprotein Q-like isoform X2 — protein MNPKSEKCIDIGDHTAIVNLAPLPSTMDVFHSATTNISGDMATEHINGNGPEEPMDTSAAVTHSEHFQTLLEAGLPQKVAEKLDEIYIAGLVSHSDLDDRAIEALKEFNDEGALQVLLQFKESDLSHVQNKSAFLCGVMKTYRQREKQGTKVSDTNKGPDESKIKALLERTGYTLDVTTGQRKYGGPPPESAHSGAQPTVGTEIFVGKIPRDLFEDELVPLFEKAGPIWDLRLMMDPLSGQNRGYAFVTFCTKEAAQQAVKLCNNNEIRPGKLIGVCISVANNRLFVGCIPKSKTKEQIVEEFAKVTEGLNDVILYHQPDDKKKNRGFCFLEYEDHKTAAQARRRLMSAKVKVWGNVVTVEWADPIEDPDPEVMAKVKVLFVRNLASSVTEEILEKAFSQFGKLERVKKLKDYAFVHFEERDGAVKALADLNGKDLEGEHIEIVFAKPPDQKRKERKVQRQAARTQMYDEYYYYAPPYMPPPTRGRGRGGRGGYSYPPEYYSYDDYYDYYGYDYHNYRGGYDDPFYSYDDFQGSGRGRGARGGVRGGIGQTRARGGITPRGRVGFSQRGGPGASRGKRGRGRS, from the exons ATGAATCCGAAGAGTGAAAAGTGTATAGACATTGGAGACCACACAGCTATAGTAAATTTAGCACCCTTGCCCTCCACGATGGATGTGTTTCACAGTGCAACGACAAAT ATTTCTGGGGACATGGCCACAGAACATATTAATGGAAATGGTCCAGAAGAACCAATGGACACCTCTGCTGCAGTTACCCATTCTGAGCACTTCCAGACTTTATTAGAAGCTGGTTTACCACAGAAAGTTGCTGAAAAACTAGATGAAATTTACATAGCAG GATTGGTGTCACACAGTGACTTGGATGATCGAGCAATTGAGGCTCTAAAAGAATTCAACGACGAAGGTGCTCTCCAAGTCCTTTTACAATTCAAGGAGAGCGACCTCTCACATGTTCAG AACAAAAGTGCCTTTCTTTGTGGCGTGATGAAGACTTACAGGCAAAGAGAGAAACAAGGGACCAAAGTGTCAGACACCAACAAAGGACCAGATGAAAGCAAAATCAAG GCATTGCTGGAGAGGACTGGTTACACACTTGATGTCACTACAGGCCAGAGGAAGTATGGTGGTCCGCCACCCGAGTCAGCTCACTCGGGGGCACAGCCTACTGTGGGGACTGAG ATATTTGTTGGCAAAATCCCCAGAGACCTCTTTGAGGATGAGCTGGTTCCTTTGTTTGAGAAAGCAGGTCCAATCTGGGACCTGCGCCTGATGATGGATCCCCTCAGTGGCCAAAACAGAGGTTATGCCTTTGTCACTTTCTGCACTAAAGAGGCGGCACAGCAAGCTGTCAAATTG TGCAACAACAATGAAATCAGACCTGGCAAACTAATTGGCGTGTGCATCTCAGTGGCCAATAATCGACTGTTTGTTGGCTGCATCCCCAAGAGTAAAACAAAAGAGCAGATTGTTGAAGAGTTTGCAAAAGTCACAG AGGGtttaaatgatgtcattttgtaCCATCAACCCGATGACAAGAAGAAGAACCGTGGGTTTTGCTTTCTGGAATATGAAGATCACAAGACAGCGGCTCAGGCCCGTCGGCGTCTGATGAGTGCCAAGGTGAAGGTGTGGGGCAACGTTGTCACAGTGGAGTGGGCAGATCCTATAGAGGACCCAGACCCAGAGGTCATGGCCAAG GTAAAAGTGTTGTTTGTGAGGAATCTAGCTAGCTCTGTAACTGAGGAGATTCTGGAAAAGGCCTTTAGTCAGTTTGGCAAATTGGAGCGTGTGAAGAAATTGAAAGACTACGCATTCGTTCACTTTGAGGAAAGAGATGGTGCTGTCAAG GCTCTTGCTGATCTCAATGGAAAAGATCTCGAAGGAGAACACATTGAGATAGTCTTTGCCAAACCTCCTGATCAGAAGCGGAAAGAGCGCAAAGTGCAGAGACAAGCGGCCAGGACACAAAT GTATGATGAGTACTATTACTACGCACCGCCTTATATGCCGCCGCCCACGAGAGGCCGTGGTCGAGGTGGTCGGGGAGGCTACTCTTACCCACCAGAGTACTACAGCTACGATGACTATTATGATTACTATGGATACGACTACCATAACTACCGGGGTGGCTATGATGACCCCTTCTACAGCTACGATGATTTCCAGGGCTCTGGCAGAGGCCGAGGAGCAAGGGGTGGTGTCCGCGGTGGTATTGGTCAGACCAGGGCCCGTGGCGGCATCACACCCAGGGGGAGAGTGGGCTTCTCACAGCGGGGTGGCCCTGGAGCAAGCAGAG GCAAGCGGGGCCGAGGCCGGTCCTGA
- the LOC144206015 gene encoding heterogeneous nuclear ribonucleoprotein Q-like isoform X3, with protein sequence MKTYRQREKQGTKVSDTNKGPDESKIKALLERTGYTLDVTTGQRKYGGPPPESAHSGAQPTVGTEIFVGKIPRDLFEDELVPLFEKAGPIWDLRLMMDPLSGQNRGYAFVTFCTKEAAQQAVKLCNNNEIRPGKLIGVCISVANNRLFVGCIPKSKTKEQIVEEFAKVTEGLNDVILYHQPDDKKKNRGFCFLEYEDHKTAAQARRRLMSAKVKVWGNVVTVEWADPIEDPDPEVMAKVKVLFVRNLASSVTEEILEKAFSQFGKLERVKKLKDYAFVHFEERDGAVKALADLNGKDLEGEHIEIVFAKPPDQKRKERKVQRQAARTQMYDEYYYYAPPYMPPPTRGRGRGGRGGYSYPPEYYSYDDYYDYYGYDYHNYRGGYDDPFYSYDDFQGSGRGRGARGGVRGGIGQTRARGGITPRGRVGFSQRGGPGASRAGKRGRGRS encoded by the exons ATGAAGACTTACAGGCAAAGAGAGAAACAAGGGACCAAAGTGTCAGACACCAACAAAGGACCAGATGAAAGCAAAATCAAG GCATTGCTGGAGAGGACTGGTTACACACTTGATGTCACTACAGGCCAGAGGAAGTATGGTGGTCCGCCACCCGAGTCAGCTCACTCGGGGGCACAGCCTACTGTGGGGACTGAG ATATTTGTTGGCAAAATCCCCAGAGACCTCTTTGAGGATGAGCTGGTTCCTTTGTTTGAGAAAGCAGGTCCAATCTGGGACCTGCGCCTGATGATGGATCCCCTCAGTGGCCAAAACAGAGGTTATGCCTTTGTCACTTTCTGCACTAAAGAGGCGGCACAGCAAGCTGTCAAATTG TGCAACAACAATGAAATCAGACCTGGCAAACTAATTGGCGTGTGCATCTCAGTGGCCAATAATCGACTGTTTGTTGGCTGCATCCCCAAGAGTAAAACAAAAGAGCAGATTGTTGAAGAGTTTGCAAAAGTCACAG AGGGtttaaatgatgtcattttgtaCCATCAACCCGATGACAAGAAGAAGAACCGTGGGTTTTGCTTTCTGGAATATGAAGATCACAAGACAGCGGCTCAGGCCCGTCGGCGTCTGATGAGTGCCAAGGTGAAGGTGTGGGGCAACGTTGTCACAGTGGAGTGGGCAGATCCTATAGAGGACCCAGACCCAGAGGTCATGGCCAAG GTAAAAGTGTTGTTTGTGAGGAATCTAGCTAGCTCTGTAACTGAGGAGATTCTGGAAAAGGCCTTTAGTCAGTTTGGCAAATTGGAGCGTGTGAAGAAATTGAAAGACTACGCATTCGTTCACTTTGAGGAAAGAGATGGTGCTGTCAAG GCTCTTGCTGATCTCAATGGAAAAGATCTCGAAGGAGAACACATTGAGATAGTCTTTGCCAAACCTCCTGATCAGAAGCGGAAAGAGCGCAAAGTGCAGAGACAAGCGGCCAGGACACAAAT GTATGATGAGTACTATTACTACGCACCGCCTTATATGCCGCCGCCCACGAGAGGCCGTGGTCGAGGTGGTCGGGGAGGCTACTCTTACCCACCAGAGTACTACAGCTACGATGACTATTATGATTACTATGGATACGACTACCATAACTACCGGGGTGGCTATGATGACCCCTTCTACAGCTACGATGATTTCCAGGGCTCTGGCAGAGGCCGAGGAGCAAGGGGTGGTGTCCGCGGTGGTATTGGTCAGACCAGGGCCCGTGGCGGCATCACACCCAGGGGGAGAGTGGGCTTCTCACAGCGGGGTGGCCCTGGAGCAAGCAGAG CAGGCAAGCGGGGCCGAGGCCGGTCCTGA
- the LOC144206015 gene encoding heterogeneous nuclear ribonucleoprotein Q-like isoform X1, translated as MNPKSEKCIDIGDHTAIVNLAPLPSTMDVFHSATTNISGDMATEHINGNGPEEPMDTSAAVTHSEHFQTLLEAGLPQKVAEKLDEIYIAGLVSHSDLDDRAIEALKEFNDEGALQVLLQFKESDLSHVQNKSAFLCGVMKTYRQREKQGTKVSDTNKGPDESKIKALLERTGYTLDVTTGQRKYGGPPPESAHSGAQPTVGTEIFVGKIPRDLFEDELVPLFEKAGPIWDLRLMMDPLSGQNRGYAFVTFCTKEAAQQAVKLCNNNEIRPGKLIGVCISVANNRLFVGCIPKSKTKEQIVEEFAKVTEGLNDVILYHQPDDKKKNRGFCFLEYEDHKTAAQARRRLMSAKVKVWGNVVTVEWADPIEDPDPEVMAKVKVLFVRNLASSVTEEILEKAFSQFGKLERVKKLKDYAFVHFEERDGAVKALADLNGKDLEGEHIEIVFAKPPDQKRKERKVQRQAARTQMYDEYYYYAPPYMPPPTRGRGRGGRGGYSYPPEYYSYDDYYDYYGYDYHNYRGGYDDPFYSYDDFQGSGRGRGARGGVRGGIGQTRARGGITPRGRVGFSQRGGPGASRAGKRGRGRS; from the exons ATGAATCCGAAGAGTGAAAAGTGTATAGACATTGGAGACCACACAGCTATAGTAAATTTAGCACCCTTGCCCTCCACGATGGATGTGTTTCACAGTGCAACGACAAAT ATTTCTGGGGACATGGCCACAGAACATATTAATGGAAATGGTCCAGAAGAACCAATGGACACCTCTGCTGCAGTTACCCATTCTGAGCACTTCCAGACTTTATTAGAAGCTGGTTTACCACAGAAAGTTGCTGAAAAACTAGATGAAATTTACATAGCAG GATTGGTGTCACACAGTGACTTGGATGATCGAGCAATTGAGGCTCTAAAAGAATTCAACGACGAAGGTGCTCTCCAAGTCCTTTTACAATTCAAGGAGAGCGACCTCTCACATGTTCAG AACAAAAGTGCCTTTCTTTGTGGCGTGATGAAGACTTACAGGCAAAGAGAGAAACAAGGGACCAAAGTGTCAGACACCAACAAAGGACCAGATGAAAGCAAAATCAAG GCATTGCTGGAGAGGACTGGTTACACACTTGATGTCACTACAGGCCAGAGGAAGTATGGTGGTCCGCCACCCGAGTCAGCTCACTCGGGGGCACAGCCTACTGTGGGGACTGAG ATATTTGTTGGCAAAATCCCCAGAGACCTCTTTGAGGATGAGCTGGTTCCTTTGTTTGAGAAAGCAGGTCCAATCTGGGACCTGCGCCTGATGATGGATCCCCTCAGTGGCCAAAACAGAGGTTATGCCTTTGTCACTTTCTGCACTAAAGAGGCGGCACAGCAAGCTGTCAAATTG TGCAACAACAATGAAATCAGACCTGGCAAACTAATTGGCGTGTGCATCTCAGTGGCCAATAATCGACTGTTTGTTGGCTGCATCCCCAAGAGTAAAACAAAAGAGCAGATTGTTGAAGAGTTTGCAAAAGTCACAG AGGGtttaaatgatgtcattttgtaCCATCAACCCGATGACAAGAAGAAGAACCGTGGGTTTTGCTTTCTGGAATATGAAGATCACAAGACAGCGGCTCAGGCCCGTCGGCGTCTGATGAGTGCCAAGGTGAAGGTGTGGGGCAACGTTGTCACAGTGGAGTGGGCAGATCCTATAGAGGACCCAGACCCAGAGGTCATGGCCAAG GTAAAAGTGTTGTTTGTGAGGAATCTAGCTAGCTCTGTAACTGAGGAGATTCTGGAAAAGGCCTTTAGTCAGTTTGGCAAATTGGAGCGTGTGAAGAAATTGAAAGACTACGCATTCGTTCACTTTGAGGAAAGAGATGGTGCTGTCAAG GCTCTTGCTGATCTCAATGGAAAAGATCTCGAAGGAGAACACATTGAGATAGTCTTTGCCAAACCTCCTGATCAGAAGCGGAAAGAGCGCAAAGTGCAGAGACAAGCGGCCAGGACACAAAT GTATGATGAGTACTATTACTACGCACCGCCTTATATGCCGCCGCCCACGAGAGGCCGTGGTCGAGGTGGTCGGGGAGGCTACTCTTACCCACCAGAGTACTACAGCTACGATGACTATTATGATTACTATGGATACGACTACCATAACTACCGGGGTGGCTATGATGACCCCTTCTACAGCTACGATGATTTCCAGGGCTCTGGCAGAGGCCGAGGAGCAAGGGGTGGTGTCCGCGGTGGTATTGGTCAGACCAGGGCCCGTGGCGGCATCACACCCAGGGGGAGAGTGGGCTTCTCACAGCGGGGTGGCCCTGGAGCAAGCAGAG CAGGCAAGCGGGGCCGAGGCCGGTCCTGA